The following are from one region of the Methyloversatilis discipulorum genome:
- a CDS encoding flagellar hook-basal body complex protein FliE: MGYEFASAIGASKALIEADATNIAASAAMPLQPASRFGGAEGAGFASAMQDAVQRVDAMQHEASQRMEAVDSGQSDDLVGAMLASQEASLSFSMLMQVRNKVVGAVEDLIKLPL, translated from the coding sequence ATGGGATATGAATTCGCCAGCGCGATCGGTGCCAGCAAGGCGTTGATCGAGGCCGATGCCACCAACATTGCGGCGAGCGCCGCCATGCCGCTCCAGCCGGCTTCCCGCTTCGGCGGTGCAGAGGGCGCCGGTTTCGCGAGTGCGATGCAGGACGCCGTGCAGCGTGTCGATGCCATGCAGCACGAGGCGTCGCAGCGCATGGAGGCGGTCGACAGCGGCCAGAGCGACGACCTGGTCGGCGCCATGCTGGCCAGCCAGGAGGCCAGCCTGTCCTTCTCGATGCTGATGCAGGTGCGCAACAAGGTGGTGGGGGCCGTCGAGGACCTCATCAAGCTGCCTCTCTGA
- the fliF gene encoding flagellar basal-body MS-ring/collar protein FliF: MIATVRGGLQRLRAGSGAMPSLPPAFLKSLVPLMVIAVAITALVLMYLWQDQASYKPVFGARQKVATADMMSVLDAEGIPYRLHPESGQVLVPDAQLGRVRMLLAAKGVAAQLPAGLELMDQNDPLGVSQFVQDVRYRRGLEGELAQSILTLDAVDSVRVHLSIARSTSFVATDGEKSTASVVLGLKPGRTLSPEQIAAIINLVAGSVSTLDPQRVSLVDQAGNYLSARVDLSDGFETHGGNEAAHRFQNEARGNVRDLLSPVLGEHNYRVSVTAEVDNDRVEETHEKYGEAPRVTSEATREEQDRNRVALGVPGSLSNRPVAAPAAQAPAQPAAAGEQAAAPAPDAAGARKNASTRQYAYDRSITQIKRSRGRLQKLNVAVVLNNAAAADPAKGWSEAEIRNIERILANGLGINAERGDQLVVSSLTFPAQPEAPAWWAQRDNIVDMGSWLLYAAGGLLALLFVVRPLVRSAQQRIAPTPPRDEDIPVRDATPDTQAPVAAAAPALALDGGSAAGGSPVVSLLENYDLPPPGSPVDVLVEHLKVLAGKEPERVAEVVKQWVQKNGRSEQPAE, from the coding sequence GTGATCGCAACCGTACGCGGCGGCCTGCAACGCCTGCGCGCCGGCTCCGGGGCCATGCCCTCGCTGCCGCCCGCCTTCCTCAAAAGTCTGGTTCCGCTGATGGTGATCGCCGTCGCGATCACCGCGCTCGTCCTCATGTATCTGTGGCAGGACCAGGCCAGCTACAAACCGGTGTTCGGCGCCCGCCAGAAGGTGGCGACGGCCGACATGATGTCGGTACTCGATGCCGAAGGCATTCCCTACCGCCTGCATCCGGAAAGTGGACAGGTGCTGGTGCCGGACGCCCAGCTTGGTCGCGTGCGCATGCTGCTCGCGGCCAAGGGCGTAGCGGCGCAACTGCCTGCCGGCCTCGAACTGATGGACCAGAACGATCCGCTCGGCGTCAGTCAGTTCGTACAGGACGTGCGTTACCGGCGCGGCCTGGAAGGTGAGCTGGCGCAGAGCATCCTGACGCTGGACGCCGTCGATTCGGTGCGTGTACACCTGTCCATCGCACGTTCCACCTCCTTCGTCGCCACCGACGGCGAGAAGAGCACCGCGTCGGTGGTGCTCGGCCTCAAGCCCGGACGCACGCTGAGCCCGGAACAGATCGCCGCCATCATCAATCTGGTCGCCGGCAGCGTGTCGACGCTGGACCCGCAGCGCGTCAGCCTGGTCGATCAGGCCGGCAACTACCTGTCGGCGCGCGTCGATCTGAGCGACGGCTTCGAGACGCACGGCGGCAACGAGGCGGCACACCGCTTCCAGAACGAGGCGCGCGGCAATGTGCGCGACCTGCTGTCGCCGGTGCTGGGCGAGCACAACTACCGCGTCAGCGTGACCGCCGAGGTCGACAACGACCGCGTCGAGGAGACGCACGAGAAGTACGGCGAGGCGCCGCGTGTCACCAGCGAGGCCACGCGCGAGGAGCAGGACCGCAACCGCGTCGCGCTCGGCGTACCCGGTTCGCTCAGCAACCGTCCGGTCGCTGCACCGGCCGCGCAGGCGCCGGCGCAGCCGGCTGCGGCCGGCGAACAAGCCGCCGCGCCCGCACCTGACGCCGCTGGCGCGCGCAAGAACGCGTCGACCCGCCAGTACGCCTACGACCGCAGCATCACGCAGATCAAGCGCAGCCGCGGCCGCCTGCAGAAGCTCAACGTCGCCGTCGTGCTCAACAACGCGGCGGCGGCCGATCCGGCGAAGGGCTGGAGCGAGGCCGAGATCAGGAATATCGAACGCATTCTCGCCAATGGCCTGGGCATCAACGCCGAGCGCGGCGACCAGCTGGTCGTGTCGTCGCTGACTTTCCCGGCGCAGCCTGAAGCACCGGCCTGGTGGGCGCAGCGCGACAACATCGTCGATATGGGGTCGTGGCTGCTGTATGCCGCGGGCGGGCTGCTGGCGCTGCTGTTCGTCGTGCGCCCGCTGGTGCGCTCGGCACAGCAGCGCATCGCCCCGACGCCTCCGCGTGACGAGGACATACCGGTGCGCGATGCCACGCCGGACACGCAGGCACCAGTCGCCGCAGCCGCCCCCGCGCTGGCGCTCGACGGTGGATCGGCCGCCGGCGGCAGCCCGGTGGTGTCGCTGCTCGAGAACTACGACCTGCCGCCGCCGGGCTCCCCGGTCGACGTGCTGGTCGAACATCTGAAGGTCCTGGCCGGCAAGGAGCCGGAGCGGGTCGCCGAAGTCGTCAAGCAATGGGTGCAGAAGAATGGCCGATCCGAACAACCCGCTGAGTAA
- a CDS encoding flagellar motor switch protein FliG, with protein sequence MADPNNPLSNPIIPSGSNLSPLEQAAIVLLSMGEEPAAGVLRCLSREELLEVTGVMSRLSGIKVESVRTAIQRFFDEYREQSGVHGASRSYLKRSLDLALGGEIASSVLNSIYGDAIRPLMARLQWASPKWLADFIADEHVRMQAVFLAFLPPALAGAVIDALPEDGRDLLLLNVARLKEIDHELLVELEELVNRCLASLGSQSASVEGTRQAAEILNRLSGNKQQMVEQLRARDPKVVSEIEMSMYDFYILSRQSDTVLQRLLEDVPLEQWAIALKGAEPEVRDAIMQTMPRRQAQSFEDTMRRTGPVPLSRIEQTRREIMAQVKTLVDAGEIEVQLFAEAVVE encoded by the coding sequence ATGGCCGATCCGAACAACCCGCTGAGTAATCCCATCATCCCGTCGGGCAGCAATCTGAGTCCGCTCGAACAGGCGGCCATCGTGCTGCTGAGCATGGGCGAGGAGCCGGCAGCCGGCGTGCTGCGCTGTCTGTCGCGCGAGGAACTGCTCGAAGTGACCGGCGTCATGTCGCGTCTGAGCGGCATCAAGGTCGAGAGCGTGCGCACCGCGATCCAGCGCTTCTTCGACGAATACCGCGAACAGAGCGGCGTGCATGGCGCCTCGCGCTCCTATCTGAAGCGCTCGCTGGATCTGGCACTGGGCGGCGAGATCGCCAGCAGCGTGCTGAACAGCATCTACGGCGACGCCATACGCCCGCTGATGGCACGCCTGCAGTGGGCGTCGCCGAAATGGCTGGCCGACTTCATCGCCGACGAGCACGTGCGCATGCAGGCGGTGTTCCTCGCCTTCCTGCCGCCTGCGCTGGCCGGCGCCGTGATCGACGCACTGCCCGAGGACGGACGCGACCTGCTGCTGCTGAACGTCGCGCGGCTGAAGGAGATCGACCACGAACTGCTTGTCGAGCTGGAGGAGCTGGTGAACCGCTGCCTCGCCAGCCTCGGCTCGCAGAGCGCCAGTGTCGAGGGCACGCGCCAGGCGGCGGAAATCCTGAACCGCCTGTCCGGCAACAAGCAGCAGATGGTCGAACAGCTGCGCGCGCGCGACCCGAAGGTGGTGTCCGAAATCGAAATGAGCATGTACGACTTCTACATCCTGTCGCGCCAGTCCGACACCGTGCTGCAGCGCCTGCTCGAGGACGTGCCGCTGGAACAGTGGGCGATCGCGCTCAAGGGCGCCGAGCCCGAAGTGCGCGACGCCATCATGCAGACCATGCCGCGTCGCCAGGCGCAGAGCTTCGAGGACACCATGCGCCGCACCGGCCCGGTGCCGCTGAGCCGCATCGAACAGACGCGCCGCGAAATCATGGCCCAGGTGAAGACGCTGGTCGACGCCGGCGAAATCGAGGTGCAGCTGTTCGCCGAGGCCGTCGTCGAATGA
- the fliH gene encoding flagellar assembly protein FliH — translation MSGVRPHRFPPLAQIAAGRADGQSAAQYQQSLADGFRQGMDEGYRVGHESGLADGLAEGRESGRQEGLQAGRDEALRQTLASFEQLARPLDAMLERLQGLQADYQTALRKEVVDLVARVARQVIRCELALQPAQLLSLVDETLAAMPPTRQGIEVHLNPEDLKRISDIDAPRAARWHLVADPRLELGECLVKAGDHEADAGCAQRLAACVEQVRAQLLDGGDASPPAIDVPYTAEAA, via the coding sequence ATGAGCGGCGTACGCCCACACCGCTTTCCGCCGCTGGCACAGATCGCCGCCGGCCGCGCGGACGGGCAGTCCGCCGCGCAGTACCAGCAGTCGCTGGCCGACGGATTCCGTCAGGGCATGGACGAGGGCTACCGCGTCGGCCATGAATCCGGCCTCGCCGACGGCCTGGCCGAAGGCCGCGAGAGCGGACGCCAGGAGGGCCTGCAGGCCGGGCGCGATGAGGCGCTGCGACAGACGCTGGCTTCGTTCGAACAACTGGCGCGTCCGCTCGACGCCATGCTCGAACGCCTGCAGGGCCTGCAGGCGGACTACCAGACCGCGCTGCGCAAGGAAGTGGTCGATCTCGTCGCGCGGGTTGCCCGTCAGGTGATCCGCTGCGAACTGGCGCTGCAGCCGGCGCAGCTGCTGTCGCTGGTCGACGAGACGCTGGCGGCGATGCCGCCGACCCGGCAGGGCATCGAGGTGCACCTGAATCCGGAAGACCTGAAGCGCATATCCGACATCGATGCGCCGCGCGCCGCGCGCTGGCATCTGGTCGCCGATCCGCGTCTGGAACTGGGCGAATGCCTGGTGAAGGCGGGCGATCACGAAGCCGACGCCGGCTGCGCGCAGCGCTTGGCCGCCTGCGTCGAGCAGGTGCGTGCCCAGTTGCTCGACGGTGGCGATGCATCGCCGCCGGCGATCGACGTACCCTACACCGCGGAGGCCGCATGA
- the fliI gene encoding flagellar protein export ATPase FliI: MITDVLRRLEIGDVPVATPTGRLVGASGLLLESAGCPLYTGQRCQIETMDGGWLDAQVVGFRDKLSFLMPFKKPVGLTTGARVLPVQDKLDLMIGPSWLGRMVNGLGEPIDGLGRLGGEHPLDPHPPRVHPLKKKRVSEPLDVGVRAINGMLTLGKGQRVGLMAGSGVGKSVLLGTITRQTAVDVVVVGLIGERGREVREFVELSLGEEGLKKAVVVIAPADESPLMRLMATELCHSIAAHFRDQGKDVLLLVDSLTRYAMARREVALALGEPPATRGYPPSVFSLLPQLVESAGNGENPEGSMSAIYTVLAEGDDQQDPVVDTARAILDGHIVLTRELAERGHYPAIDIAASISRCMALVVDKAHLNAARTVKEMASRHAQVRDLIPLGAYVAGADPQTDHAVSLYPDIEAYLRQGVAEAAPMAQCVARMLELAA, from the coding sequence ATGATCACCGACGTGCTGCGCCGCCTCGAAATCGGCGACGTGCCGGTGGCGACGCCCACTGGCCGCCTGGTCGGCGCCTCCGGCCTGCTGCTCGAAAGCGCCGGCTGCCCGCTCTATACCGGCCAGCGTTGCCAGATCGAAACGATGGACGGCGGCTGGCTCGATGCCCAGGTGGTGGGCTTCCGCGACAAGCTGTCCTTCCTGATGCCGTTCAAGAAGCCGGTCGGCCTGACCACCGGCGCCCGCGTGCTGCCGGTGCAGGACAAGCTCGATCTGATGATCGGCCCGTCCTGGCTGGGGCGCATGGTCAACGGTCTCGGTGAGCCGATAGACGGCCTCGGCCGCCTCGGTGGCGAACATCCGCTCGACCCGCATCCGCCGCGGGTGCATCCGCTGAAGAAGAAGCGCGTATCCGAGCCGCTCGACGTCGGCGTGCGCGCGATCAACGGCATGCTCACGCTGGGCAAGGGCCAGCGCGTCGGCCTGATGGCGGGCAGCGGCGTCGGCAAGAGCGTGCTGCTGGGCACCATCACCCGCCAGACAGCGGTTGATGTCGTCGTCGTCGGCCTGATCGGCGAGCGCGGCCGCGAGGTGCGCGAATTCGTCGAACTGTCGCTCGGCGAGGAGGGGCTGAAGAAGGCGGTCGTCGTCATCGCGCCGGCCGACGAATCGCCGCTGATGCGACTGATGGCGACCGAACTGTGTCATTCCATCGCCGCCCATTTCCGCGACCAGGGCAAGGACGTGCTACTGCTGGTCGATTCGCTGACCCGCTACGCGATGGCACGGCGCGAAGTGGCGCTGGCACTGGGCGAGCCGCCGGCCACGCGCGGCTACCCGCCGTCGGTGTTCTCGCTGCTGCCGCAGCTGGTCGAGAGCGCAGGCAATGGCGAGAACCCGGAAGGCAGCATGAGCGCGATCTACACCGTACTGGCCGAGGGCGACGACCAGCAGGACCCGGTGGTCGACACTGCCCGCGCCATCCTCGACGGTCACATCGTACTGACGCGCGAACTGGCCGAACGTGGTCACTACCCGGCCATCGACATCGCCGCGTCGATCAGTCGCTGCATGGCGCTGGTGGTCGACAAGGCGCATCTCAATGCCGCGCGCACGGTGAAGGAGATGGCGTCGCGTCATGCCCAGGTACGTGACCTGATCCCGCTCGGTGCCTATGTTGCCGGTGCCGATCCGCAGACCGATCACGCGGTGTCGCTCTATCCGGACATCGAGGCCTATCTGCGCCAGGGCGTAGCCGAAGCCGCGCCGATGGCGCAGTGCGTCGCGCGCATGCTGGAGCTGGCGGCATGA
- the fliD gene encoding flagellar filament capping protein FliD, whose translation MSTFDPVTTASQLATAYISASQTQVDTQSKKAQTTTSALTKLQSALQAFDSALSTLSSKKGVTQNTATLSSTGVGTASASPGAVAGEYPLFVEQVASAHQVVFTDLPAVPVPMSGMLSINLAGGATIGVDFSGADMDADGTLSQTEMARAINQASGNQGKVTAMVMTAGGQTQLVLSSAETGADGQITLDTSGLPAGAFKDALDNGSELTAARDAVVWLGAQGSGVRLQQASNTFTAIQGVTMTVSRAMTAGEAPLTLKVAGDSSGTAANVQSFIDAFNNLKKGLDELTSTGDAESGVAAAAFASDAGIRSLRNRLDSIVRQDIGGLRLMDFGVSADRSGRLSLDATKLDKAIAANPDAIDSLFGSASTSSGSGLLGSFASYMDVWLDSAGGQIQRRKDTVQSQQKALATRQTRINLQYDNAYQRYLVQFTQLQSLQSQMGQTTSMFDALFASSSAS comes from the coding sequence ATGAGCACTTTCGATCCCGTCACCACCGCTTCGCAGCTTGCGACCGCCTACATCAGCGCGTCACAGACCCAGGTCGACACGCAGAGCAAGAAGGCGCAGACGACGACGTCGGCGCTGACCAAGCTGCAGAGTGCGCTGCAGGCTTTCGACAGCGCGCTGTCCACGCTGTCGTCGAAGAAGGGCGTCACGCAGAACACGGCCACGCTGAGCAGTACCGGCGTCGGCACGGCGAGCGCGTCGCCGGGCGCGGTGGCGGGCGAGTACCCGCTGTTCGTCGAACAGGTCGCCAGCGCCCATCAGGTGGTGTTCACCGATCTGCCGGCGGTGCCGGTGCCGATGAGCGGCATGCTCAGCATCAATCTCGCCGGTGGCGCGACGATAGGCGTCGATTTCTCCGGCGCCGACATGGACGCCGACGGCACGCTGTCGCAGACCGAGATGGCGCGCGCCATCAACCAGGCCAGCGGTAACCAGGGCAAGGTCACGGCGATGGTGATGACCGCCGGCGGCCAGACGCAGCTGGTGCTGTCGTCGGCCGAAACCGGCGCCGACGGCCAGATCACGCTGGACACCAGCGGCCTGCCGGCCGGCGCGTTCAAGGACGCGCTCGACAACGGCAGCGAACTTACGGCGGCGCGCGACGCCGTCGTGTGGCTCGGTGCGCAGGGCTCCGGCGTGCGTCTGCAGCAGGCGTCGAACACGTTCACCGCCATCCAGGGCGTGACGATGACCGTCAGCCGCGCGATGACGGCGGGCGAGGCGCCGCTGACGCTGAAGGTGGCGGGCGACAGCAGCGGCACCGCCGCCAATGTGCAGAGCTTCATCGACGCCTTCAACAACCTGAAGAAGGGGCTGGACGAACTGACCAGCACCGGCGACGCCGAGAGCGGCGTGGCCGCCGCGGCCTTCGCTTCCGACGCCGGCATACGGTCCCTGCGCAACCGCCTCGACAGCATCGTCCGTCAGGACATCGGCGGCCTGCGCCTGATGGATTTCGGTGTCAGTGCCGACCGCAGCGGCAGGCTGTCGCTCGATGCGACCAAGCTTGACAAGGCGATCGCCGCCAATCCGGACGCCATCGACAGCCTGTTCGGCAGCGCCAGCACGAGCTCGGGCAGCGGCCTGCTCGGCAGCTTCGCCAGCTACATGGACGTCTGGCTCGACTCGGCCGGCGGCCAGATACAGCGCCGCAAGGACACCGTGCAGAGCCAGCAGAAGGCGCTCGCCACGCGCCAGACCCGTATCAACCTGCAATACGACAACGCCTACCAGCGTTACCTCGTGCAATTCACGCAACTGCAGTCGCTGCAGTCGCAGATGGGGCAGACCACCAGCATGTTCGACGCGCTGTTCGCGAGCTCGTCGGCCAGCTGA
- the fliS gene encoding flagellar export chaperone FliS, whose translation MNYDAYQSYHAVNLNAQTARATPVQLVLILMDGLLEEIARARAHIEAGRYEQKALSLDRCVDMLNGLASSLDPDSGGDVVANLDWLYDYCAWRLSEGGIKLDTAPLDEVSGLLGTLRRGWVGLADAYD comes from the coding sequence TTGAACTACGACGCCTACCAGAGCTACCACGCCGTCAATCTGAATGCGCAGACGGCGCGCGCGACCCCGGTGCAGCTCGTGCTGATCCTGATGGACGGCCTGCTCGAGGAGATCGCGCGCGCGCGCGCCCACATCGAAGCGGGGCGCTACGAACAGAAGGCGCTCAGCCTCGACCGCTGCGTCGACATGCTGAACGGTCTGGCCAGTTCGCTCGACCCGGACAGCGGCGGCGACGTCGTGGCCAATCTGGATTGGCTGTACGACTACTGCGCGTGGCGTCTGAGCGAAGGCGGCATCAAGCTCGATACCGCACCGCTGGACGAGGTGAGCGGCCTGCTCGGCACCTTGCGCCGCGGCTGGGTCGGACTGGCGGACGCATATGACTGA
- a CDS encoding flagellar hook-length control protein FliK, with translation MTQNILTLGSAAPAALPPSASALPAPSAGLLPASATVAPQAFVDLFRALGLASPDVVVGEASTQRTDADTPAADSTAFDARLASQSPLPAALHASGGVAEREEGADEVQSGEAPALPASALTLPLPSPSQPQQTAPAAAAGRALAPVAAAGGAATVPPALPTDGPGADVVEAAQPASLPAPGTPPLAPQAAPAATETVLKLVPASPQSWQQPLTDALGERLQLQTVQQGERAVIRLDPPTLGRIEIVVQQDAGGALQVHLSASNGEVLRQLHAIGDSLRADLGQRHAQGDVTVVVAESGRDANGRDADGRSRSGQQQQGRDDETPGEALAEAQTGARQARFALSGQES, from the coding sequence ATGACGCAAAACATCCTCACCCTGGGCAGTGCAGCGCCGGCTGCGCTGCCGCCGTCGGCATCGGCGCTGCCGGCACCGTCGGCCGGCCTTCTGCCAGCCTCGGCCACGGTTGCACCGCAGGCCTTCGTGGATCTGTTCCGCGCGCTCGGTCTGGCGTCGCCGGATGTCGTCGTCGGCGAAGCATCGACGCAGCGGACGGACGCCGATACGCCGGCCGCGGACAGCACTGCCTTCGATGCCCGCCTTGCGTCGCAGTCGCCGCTGCCGGCCGCGCTGCACGCAAGCGGTGGCGTCGCCGAGCGCGAGGAGGGCGCAGACGAAGTCCAGTCCGGCGAAGCCCCGGCATTGCCGGCCTCTGCACTGACCTTGCCGCTTCCGTCTCCGTCGCAGCCGCAGCAGACCGCTCCGGCCGCCGCGGCGGGCCGTGCGCTCGCGCCGGTGGCGGCTGCCGGCGGTGCCGCCACTGTGCCGCCGGCGCTGCCGACGGATGGTCCGGGCGCCGATGTCGTCGAGGCAGCCCAGCCTGCGTCGCTGCCGGCACCGGGTACTCCGCCGCTTGCCCCGCAGGCTGCGCCGGCCGCGACCGAAACCGTACTGAAGCTCGTCCCGGCTTCGCCGCAGAGCTGGCAGCAGCCGCTGACCGATGCGCTGGGCGAGCGTCTGCAACTGCAGACCGTACAGCAAGGCGAGCGGGCGGTGATCCGTCTCGACCCGCCGACGCTCGGCCGTATCGAAATCGTCGTGCAGCAGGACGCGGGCGGTGCGCTGCAAGTGCATCTGAGCGCCAGCAACGGCGAGGTGCTGCGCCAGCTGCACGCCATCGGCGACAGCCTGCGCGCCGATCTTGGCCAGCGGCACGCGCAGGGCGACGTCACCGTGGTCGTCGCCGAATCCGGTCGCGATGCCAACGGCCGCGACGCCGATGGCCGTTCGCGCTCCGGACAACAACAGCAGGGCAGGGACGACGAGACGCCGGGTGAGGCGCTGGCCGAGGCACAGACCGGCGCACGCCAGGCACGCTTCGCGCTGTCGGGCCAGGAGAGCTGA
- the fliL gene encoding flagellar basal body-associated protein FliL: protein MKKAIIFAVAGVVLAAAGGGAVWWFGMRDTGGAEAQAAVPKEAVPQKYVSLDKVVVMLRRAPEENVTRYMSMDLVFTTAIEKEKDTKEHLPLLRSIAVRALASMTAQQVSAMTIDELAAEVNRAFAEDYDKAHRSKPFVEAMVGKLIVE, encoded by the coding sequence ATGAAGAAGGCGATCATTTTCGCGGTGGCCGGCGTCGTTCTTGCGGCGGCCGGTGGCGGTGCGGTCTGGTGGTTCGGCATGAGGGACACCGGCGGCGCCGAAGCGCAGGCGGCCGTGCCGAAGGAGGCCGTGCCGCAGAAGTACGTCAGTCTCGACAAGGTGGTCGTCATGCTGCGACGCGCGCCGGAGGAGAACGTGACGCGCTACATGTCGATGGACCTGGTGTTCACCACGGCGATCGAGAAGGAGAAGGACACCAAGGAACATCTGCCTCTGCTGCGCAGCATCGCGGTGCGCGCGCTGGCGTCGATGACCGCGCAGCAGGTGAGCGCGATGACGATCGACGAGCTGGCGGCCGAGGTCAATCGCGCCTTCGCCGAGGATTACGACAAGGCGCATCGCAGCAAGCCCTTCGTCGAGGCGATGGTCGGCAAGCTGATCGTCGAATGA
- a CDS encoding FliA/WhiG family RNA polymerase sigma factor — protein MDMHSDYAEVSSTAARTLDAAEEQRWLVEYAPLVKRIVRQLLSQVSGAMDREDMEQIGLLGLLESLRRYGTPDPGFGGYAALRVRGAILDELRRQDWRPRTVRQDSHRTRDAVRALTRQLGREPTEAEACAALGIEADAFQAHLLAENAETIASFDELVGEMHEMAAAGQSPEEQLMTRRSLAQALTQLDEREQRVIQLYYEFELSYREIAAVLDLTEARICQINKGALRKMKAFLG, from the coding sequence ATGGATATGCATTCGGACTACGCCGAGGTGAGCAGCACGGCGGCGCGTACGCTGGACGCCGCCGAGGAACAGCGCTGGCTGGTGGAGTACGCACCGCTGGTCAAGCGCATCGTCCGCCAGCTGCTGTCCCAGGTCTCCGGAGCGATGGACCGTGAGGACATGGAGCAGATCGGCCTGCTCGGGCTGCTCGAATCGTTGCGCCGCTACGGCACACCCGATCCCGGTTTCGGTGGCTACGCGGCGCTGCGCGTGCGCGGCGCCATCCTCGACGAACTGCGACGGCAGGACTGGCGGCCGCGCACAGTACGCCAGGACAGTCATCGCACCCGTGACGCGGTGCGCGCACTGACCCGTCAGCTTGGCCGCGAACCGACCGAAGCCGAGGCATGCGCTGCGCTCGGCATCGAGGCCGACGCCTTCCAGGCCCACCTGCTGGCCGAGAACGCCGAAACCATCGCCAGCTTCGACGAACTGGTTGGCGAAATGCACGAGATGGCGGCTGCAGGCCAGTCGCCGGAAGAACAGCTGATGACCCGGCGCAGTCTTGCGCAGGCCCTGACGCAGCTGGACGAGCGCGAACAGCGCGTGATCCAGCTCTATTACGAATTCGAACTCAGCTACCGCGAGATCGCGGCGGTGCTGGACCTGACCGAAGCGCGCATCTGCCAGATCAACAAGGGCGCGCTCAGGAAAATGAAGGCCTTCCTCGGCTGA
- the motA gene encoding flagellar motor stator protein MotA, with the protein MQSIVGVAIILISVFGGFMLHGGKLAVIWEPIELIIIVGAAAGAIVLGNPGHVLKEMWLQLRKVMLRRKQGEEFQRQLLLLMYELLQTAAGGLKALDAHVEAPQESEMFRRYPLILEEPKLLHFIVDNFRLMAMGKINAHELEGVLEQEIEAIHEEMSQPARSLGKIGEAMPGFGILAAVLGIVMTMNVVADGAGTGEIAVRVGSAMVGTFIGIFFCYGVLDPISNMMKQLVGEELQALESVKVVLVTHVSGKPPLLAIDAGRRLVQLNIKPSFARLESWINAMQGAGDPDATPRRRAGDKRVEA; encoded by the coding sequence ATGCAGTCCATCGTAGGCGTCGCCATCATCCTGATCAGCGTGTTCGGCGGCTTCATGCTGCATGGCGGGAAGCTCGCAGTGATCTGGGAACCGATCGAACTGATCATCATCGTCGGCGCCGCGGCCGGCGCCATCGTGCTCGGCAACCCAGGACACGTGCTGAAGGAGATGTGGCTGCAGCTGCGCAAGGTGATGCTGCGGCGCAAGCAGGGCGAGGAATTCCAGCGCCAGCTGCTGCTGCTGATGTACGAACTGCTGCAGACCGCGGCCGGCGGCCTGAAGGCGCTGGACGCCCACGTCGAGGCGCCGCAGGAGAGCGAAATGTTCCGCCGCTATCCGCTGATACTCGAAGAGCCGAAGCTGCTGCACTTCATCGTCGACAACTTCCGGCTGATGGCGATGGGCAAGATCAACGCGCACGAGCTCGAAGGCGTGCTCGAACAGGAAATCGAGGCCATCCACGAAGAAATGTCGCAGCCGGCGCGTTCGCTCGGCAAGATCGGCGAGGCGATGCCGGGCTTCGGCATCCTGGCCGCGGTGCTGGGCATCGTGATGACGATGAACGTCGTGGCCGACGGTGCAGGCACCGGCGAGATCGCGGTGCGCGTCGGCTCGGCCATGGTCGGCACCTTCATCGGCATCTTCTTCTGCTACGGCGTGCTCGATCCGATCAGCAACATGATGAAGCAGCTGGTGGGCGAGGAGCTTCAGGCCCTGGAGTCGGTGAAGGTGGTGCTGGTCACCCATGTATCCGGCAAGCCACCGCTGCTGGCGATCGACGCCGGTCGTCGCCTGGTGCAGCTGAACATCAAGCCGAGCTTCGCCCGACTCGAAAGCTGGATCAACGCGATGCAGGGCGCCGGCGATCCGGATGCCACGCCGCGCCGCCGCGCCGGAGACAAACGTGTCGAAGCCTGA